In the genome of Blastopirellula retiformator, the window GAGTTCGTCGAGCGATCACCGCGGTTCGTCTTGCCGAGGTAGAACCGTTTCGGATCGGTCTATTGCCATTGCTTGCCGGTCTGTCTGGGGGAGATTGGCGAGACGCGCTCCGCCACTTGTCGGTTGTCGAGGACTGCGGTAGCCGACTTGGGCGCAGCGCTCAGCATGATTTGACCGCGATCCTGGCTGAATGGGGGAACGAGAAAGCGGCGAAGATTTGCGAATCCTATTTCGCTCGCAGTGCAGAAATGCGCGACGTACGGGCCATGGGCCTGTTTCCATTTGGAGCCGACCAGGAACTGTGGTATCAAGGTTGATCAGAGTGATTCGGGTTCTACGTGGACGCTTCGTTCTGTAGGCTTCTACCGATTGAAACGAGGGTGAATAACTTGCCTGGCTATGTTGACACTAGTGCGAAAACAAAGAGGCGGACGCGATTCGCTCGGTGGCCGCTCGCTTGCTTGATTGTTGGTTTTGCTTCCGCCGGGACCACCTTTCTCGTTTGCCAGTCATCTTCGCTCGCTAATTGGTATTCTCCGCCAAAGCCTTCCTTGTTGATTGGTTTGCCCCTTGTGGGCGATGCAGTCTATGGTGAACCAGAAGGAGAATTGCTCTTGAGCGACGGTAGCGGTCGTCATCTCACCGGGAAGGTGACTTATGGAATTCGCAACCTGCTTTCGAGTCGGTCGATCGTGGTGCAGTTTCCAGCGAAGGCTGGATATCTTCGAGATTCGGTCGGCGCCTACCGCACCGTTGATCCAGAGCGTTGGCCATCGTTCGCGAAGCAATCAATATTGATCGTGATTCCGCCAGACGAGACAGTTGCCTTCGACGATACGTACAACGGCATATTCAGCAACGATGCGCAATCGGAGACGGACGAATGGTGCTTCGTCTTCTCGTCCGATGAACCAGCGAAAGAACAAGGCGAACTCTATTTCGGATGTCTATCGTTTCAGACAAGTTGGGAATCCCGCGACTAGTTGCCCCAACGCAGATACCATGAACGTCAATTCTCCCGATCGAAACGAAGCGACGCTGCAAACGCTTGAGCAAATCTCGCGGAAGTATCTGGAAGGTTCCCAGGAGCGGCGAGCCATTTTCACGGCCGCCGATATGAAGAATTCCTGAAGGAGTTTCCCGTCACGGACGAAACGATCAACAACGCGCTTTCGAAAACGGCCAATTCGCCGGAAGGAACGATGGCGCAGGTCCACGGTAAAATGTGGGTGTTGGTGATCGACCCTGACGGAAAACGCCGCCTGATCGAGCCGCTCATGATTGATTGGGATGAAGAGAATTCGCGGGAAGCGTAGCGCTAACCCAATCCGCGCTGCGTCATCCTGCCGAATTTGGTAGCCTAACCGCTGACCGCCCTCACTCTTCTGGGGGCATATTCTGGCGGCTTTTCGTCGCGCTTGGCTTACGACTACCAGGAGGCTCCACCGATGGGTTTGCACGAGAAAGACGATCGCCGCGAAGAGTTGGATGACGACGTTTACGCTTCGACCGATCTCGCGGTCAGCATGCCGAAATACAAGTTTCCGCACATCGAACAAAACCCCCGCCACGCCTATTCGGTCGTCCATGACGAGCTGATGCTCGACGGCAATTCGCGGCAGAATCTCGCCACGTTCTGCCAAACCTGGCTCGAGCCGGAAGTCCACCAGCTGATGGACGAGTGTCTCGACAAGAACATGATCGACAAGGACGAGTATCCGCAGACCGCCGAGATCGAGGCCCGCTGCGTTCATATGCTCGCCGACTTATGGAACTCGCCGTCCGAAGCGAACACGATCGGCTGTTCGACCACCGGTTCGAGCGAAGCGGCGATGCTGGGCGGGATGGCGATGAAGAATCGCTGGAAAGCGAAGCGAATCGCGGCCGGAAAAAGCTATGACAAACCGAACATGATCACCGGCCCGGTCCAGGTCTGCTGGCACAAGTTCGCCCGGTATTGGGATATCGAACTGCGGGAAGTGCCGATGGAAGAAGGCCGCTTGCTGCTGACGCCGGAGGAAGTGATCAAACGCTGCGATGAGAACACGATCGGCGTGGTGCCGACGCTGGGCGTGACGTTCACTTGCCAGTACGAGCCGATCTTTGAGATCTCGGAGGCGCTCGAAGCTTTCGAGAAGAAGACCGGGCTCGACATTCCGATCCATGTTGACGGCGCGAGCGGCGGTTTCCTCGCGCCGTTCTGTGCACCGGAGCTGGTGTGGGATTTCCGTCTACCGCGGGTGAAATCGATCAACGCGTCGGGGCATAAGTTCGGCCTGGCGCCGCTGGGCGTTGGCTGGGTCATTTGGCGCGAGCAAAGCGACCTTCCGGAAGACTTGATCTTTTGGGTCAATTACCTCGGCGGCAACATGCGCGACCTGGCGCTCAACTTCTCGCGCCCCGGCGGTCAGGTCGTTTGCCAGTATTACAACTTCCTGCGACTCGGCCGCGACGGCTATCGCAAGATTCACTCGGCCTGTTACGACACGGCGTCGTACCTAGCTGAAGAGATCGAAAAGTTTGGCCTGTTCGACGTCATCTACGACGGCGATCGCCGCAGCGGCATTCCGGCGCTTTGCTGGAAGTTGAAGCCCGGCCTCAAGCCAGGTTTCAGTCTGTACGACTTGGCCGATCGTCTCTGCGCTCGCGGTTGGCAAGTTCCGGCTTACTCGCTGCCGGCCGATCAAACCGATCAGGTGATCCAGCGGATCTTGGTACGTCACGGGGTAAGCCGCGATCTAGGTGCGCTGCTGCTGGTAGATATGAAGCGGTCGATCGAGTACTTTGAAGGGCACCCGGTCAGTGCGCCGCTGAGTGAAGAAGAAGCGGGCGGGTTTCATCACTAAGAAAAATCTGGCGCCATGCTCTTGCAGCGTCTTCGCTGGATGAGCATGTCTTTGCCTTGAAGTAACGCATTGAAGACATGCTTATACCGCGAAGACGCGGTATAAGCATGTCTTCAAAGATTTCGGATGAACGACGACGTCACACCGGTCGAACAACTCGAAGAAGCCGGCGCCTGGCCGTTTGTCACGCATCGCGTTTGGCGACGCCTGGGCGAAGTTTATCGTCAATGGCATGCGCGGCATCATCGCAAGCGCTTGGCGCCGCCTGAGACGTTGCATGTGCGACGATTGCCCAGCTTGCTGCTTCGTGGGCTGTGGCTGCCGGGCAAGTTGAACTGGTGGATCGGCGTCATCTTTGCGATCGGGGCGAGTCTGTTTGCGGTTGGCTGCGTGTTGAGTCTGTGGCCGGCGCTGGCCGGTTCGCTTAGCATCGGCGTTTTGCAGATTGGCGCGATCTACTTCGCTGGGTCGATTCCGTTTACGACCGCCGCCTATCTGCAACTGTTTCAGGCGGCCAACGCCGGAGAGTTTGGCCAGGGGAAACCGCTGCGGACGAAGCTATTCGCCTGGCGGCCGCATGACCCAGGCTGGCTGAGCTGTCTGTCGCAGTTTATCGGCACCATTCTCTTCAACTTCAACACGTTTGACTCGATGTGGCCAGGGCTCAGCTGGTTTTGGCAAGAGTACCTGGTGTGGGTTCCCAACGTCGTCGGTTCGATCTTGTTTCTCTTCTCTGGCTATCTCGCCTTCATCGAGTTTTGCCACGCCTACTTCGCCTGGCGGCCTGACAATCTCTCGTGGTGGATCGTCACGATCAATTTGCTCGGCTGCATCGGCTTCATGATCTCGGCCGTTTACGCCTTTGTGCCGACCAGCGGAATCACGCTAGCAGCCGAAACAATCGCTACCGCGTTTACGCTGCAAGGCGCGATTTGTTTCTTTGTTGGGGCGGTGTTGATGTTGCCGGAGACGGCGGAAGAAGCGGGCGAGGAGCTTCCGTCGGCATAGTCGGCGGTGCGTCGAATGCGGATGCTTTTGCGCAAACCAATCGCTTCTTTTTACGCTGACATGCTGCCCGCCGCTCGGTATGATGGCGGTTCCTCTCCTATGTCCTTTCACGGAATCTTCCCGGCCAGGAGACCGATGCGATGATGCGGGTTGTATTCTACGCTTGCGGCGTGTGGTGCTCTCTGTTGTTGGTTGCTGCGGCGGAAGAGTCGCAGGCAACGCTCGATGATTTGACCGCAGCCACCACCGCCAACATTGCCGCGTTCGACAATTTTTATTGCCAGTTCGATGTGAAGATTGGCAAGGCGTTGTATGAGGGAGAGTTTAAGAATCTCACCTTCGATCATGTCAGCGGCGTCGGGCATGGCGTCTGGGCGAAGAAGGGACCGATCGAGGTTTACGATTTTCGGCAGGAAGGGGAATCAAAGTGGGAAATCACCAACCATGCCGTCTATGGTCCGTTGATCTATACCGAGGCGCTGATCCGTTACCCTGGCTTTCAGCTGCACATCAAAAAGAACGCGGTGATCACGTCAGCGCCCAATGCCGACTTTCATCCCCGGATGGATCCCCTTTCGCTGCATCATATGGTCGAAGGAGATTGGAATACGCGGCTGGCCGAATTGCTGGCCCGGTTTGTACTGGAACGCGACTGCGAAGTTGGCGCCAACCTGCGTAAACCAGACGTCGACTTTTACGTAACGCAGCTCAATGAAGGGAAGACCGATCAGTTTCGCGTCATCACCGAAGACCGTAGCCTGACGCTACAGTTTGCCGCCGGAGACTATGCCTTTCCCAAAGTGGTCGGCTACTCGTATCGCAAATCGGAAGGCTCTCCCTGGCGGACCTGGTGGATGCATGTGCTGGAAACCGAAGTGGTAGAAGGCGTCGGCACGTTCCCCAAGAAGGTGGTCGTCATCCATCCGCTGATCGCCGGAGAAGAGCCGTTGGGAGTACGGAACTGGCAGGGGCGATTTACCAAGCCGCCGACCGTCGCTTTCGCCCTGCTGTGGGAACTGAAAACGGTCGAATGCCGCGAACCGACCGCCGACGAACTAACCTTCACCGCCGACCGCGACCTGCCGGTCATGCGAGCCGGCTTTGCCCGGGTGACCTACGTCAAAGAAAAAGATTCGGTCACGCCCGATCAACTGCCGGAGCTGTTTGAATCGTTGGCCAACAAGCTTCCAAAGCGGAAAAAGCCGGGGAGCGACGACGAGGAAGATGCGGCCGAAACGCAAAAGAACGAAGTGAAACCTTAGTCGTTTCCGCCGATAGGCGACAACCGCCCGGCGGCTATCCGCCAATCGTTACGGCGTAGCTTCCGCCGTCTCGCCATCGAGCGTCATCAACCAATAGGGACCGTCTGGGCTGGTCGATTGCTCGTCGCAGCGCCAGCCAAGTTCCTGATAGAAGGCGAGGGCGTTCTTGTTCGAGGTTGAGCACTTCAGCTGCGCTGGTCGGCCGATTTGACCCAAACAGGCGTTGAGCAAGGCCTTGCCAACGCCCATCCGTTGGTAATCCGGCGCCACAAACAGATTGTGGATGAAGTTCTCGGGCGGCCACCACGAGACGAACCCCACGATCCGCCGACTACGCTCGGCCACCCAAATCGGCTCGCCGGCGGTCGCTTTGTCAAAGTCGTCAAAGCGGATCTTATCGTTCGGCATCCAATGAAACGCCGACCGCCGCGAAGCGTAAAAGATCTTCGCACAAGCCGCCCGATCCGGGCGCCCGGCGACTCGCGTGATCCAGGGTGAAGGGGTGGTGGTCATGTGGATATTCTAGCCACGAGTTCGACGACCGAGATACAGGAGATGATCGGGTAGAGGCGGTTTTTGGGGCGAGGTTCACGAGACTGGCTCTGCGAGAGTTTGGAGCCAGAATAAAAAAACGCCGCAGAAAGCAATCGCTTCCTACGGCGTGGTGATGGTCGAACTCTTGGCGAAAGTTACCGGTCGGAATAAACCCGGGTGCTTTCTTCTTTGGTGATCGGTTGCGGGATCTCGTCGCTGGAGACTTGGACCTTGATCCGTTGGTCGCCGGCTTGAACCCCCTTCACCTTGATGCGGAAGGTTTCTTCTCCCTTCGGCAGTAGGCGAGCGAGCGGCTCGAAGACGATCTCGTTGCCGCTAACCAAACCCTTGGCGGCGCCGGCTGCTTCGACCCCTTGCATGCCTGGCGGCAAGATCGCGGCGACGCGGACGTTGGTGGCGGTCTTGGAGCCTTGGTTGACGACGCGGACGTCGTAGGTGGTGTCTTTGCCCAGTTCGATCGGATCGGCCTGGTCGGCCACTTCAAAGAAGAGGGCGGCGATGCCTTCGACCTGAACCAGCGTTTCGTTCTGTGCGGCCAGGCCCATGCGAGCTGAGCCTTCGACCCGGATCTTCTGGTCGCCTGGTTCGACCGGCAGCGCGGTCAGTTCGACCGTGCCGCTTTGCGACGGGGGCAACTCTTGCAGGTTCCAGTAGATCGCATGTTGGTTGGCGTCATACTGGCCGGCGTTATTGGCGTCGACAAACTTCATCCCCTTCGGCAAGTAGGTGATCAGGTCGATGTCTTGCGCCGGAGCGGTGCCGGGGTTGCTGATCGAAACCTGGTACTTGGCTGGGCGATCAAGATAGCGGAGCTTCGGACCAACCATCGAAACTTCAAGTTCCGGGGCGATCACTTCGACGTTCAGTTCGGTCTGCGTTTGCAGATTGCCGTCGCCGCGGATGCCGAGCACGTTTTGCGTTTGGCCCGCTTTGGAGGCATTCAGGACCAGCTCAAGACTGCGGGTCTCGCCCGGCTTGAGGGTGCCGATTTCAAATTCGAGTTCGCTGCCGGCCGGGTGAGTGAAGTTGGCCGGGACCACTTCTTCCAGCACCACGCCGGTCGCCGGACCGGTGCCGGGGTTACTGACGGTGATCGCCAGCAGCAAGTTGTCGCCGATCAAGACGGTCGGCGCCGCGGTTTGTTCGATGGTCAGCTCGGGCTTGGTGACTCGCGAGCGGACAGTCGCATGGGCGGCGAACGAAACAGTCGCCACGCTGCCGACGTCACCCTCGGCCTGGGGCATTAGTTCCATCGTTAAACGTTTTTCTTCGCCGGGGGCGATCTGGCCGATCTTCCACAGCAGTTCGCCGCTGGCGTTCGACTCGGCGACCGGGGTAGTGCTGACCAGCGCCGTGCCGGCCGGAACCGAATCGCGAATCACCACGTCATGGGCGGTTGCCTGGCCGACGTTCTTGATGACCACGGCGAAGGTAGCCGCTTTGCCGACTTGGATTTCGACGGGAGCTTGTTTTTCGATCGTGATCGACGGTTGCTGGAGGCCTTCGTGCTTGGCGTCGCCAGGCTTGCCGATGCCGGTTTCTGGGACAGGACCGCCGAGTCGGCTGCTGCCGCTGTCCCCCAGGCTGCCGTAGCTGGGCATCGCGCGAGGCGTCGGATAGCGGTCAGGCGTGGCCGGGGCGACGCCGCCGATCGAAGCCGGAGCTGGGTAGCGATCGGTCGCCGGGGAGGTTTCGCGCGGCATCGAGCCAGCGGCAGGCGGCGTCGAACTGACGGTCGCCGGGCTGCCGCTACCGGAGCTGCTGTACTGGAAACGGCTGCTAGGCGTCGAAGCGGCCGGTGCGGCCGATTCGGCGGCGCCGCCAATCGGCGGAGCGGCGTAACGCGGATTCGAGGCGACGCTCGGCGCCGGGTTCGATTCGATCGCGGCAGCGGCGGCCGGGGTTTCGGGATCTCGCGACAGCGCGGCCGACATTGGCGTAGTGGCCGGAGTTCCGCTGGCCGGAGGCGTCGTTGTCGGGGGTGTCGTCGTAGGCGGTGTGGTCGACGGCGGAGTCGTCGCGAATCGAGAAGGCGCCGGCGTCGAAGTCGCTGCAGGCGCAGCTGCTGGGGTTGGCGTTGAATCGCCAAGTTGGAAACGCGAACCGGTCGACGGCTTGGGCGTCGGCGAGCTGTCGCCTAGGCTAAAACGGCTGACCGGCGGTTTCGGCGTATCGCCGATGGTGACCGGGGCAGGCTGCGTCGGGGCGGCGGCGCCGGTATCACCGAGAAAGCGGCTGGAGCCGGTCGACGGTTTGGGCGTCGAAGTGGCCGGAGTAGGAGCGCTGTCGCCGATCGAGAAGCGGTGCGAAGCCGGCGGCGGTGGAGTCGGCGTCGAATCGCCGCTGGGGTCGTCATTTTCGTTGTTGGCGCGGACGATCGACGGGACGTAGCGACCCGCCTGATCAGCGGCGGCGGCGGTCGAAGACTCGACCAGGGCCGCTACATTCTCTCCTGCGGCGTCGACTACAGGCTCAGCAGCGGTGTGAGCCGTCGACAAAACCGATTGTACGATCGCAGCGACGCCCAAAGAGGCGACGCCGCCAATAGCGGTAAAGCGGAGGTAGAGATTCTTCATGGCGTCCATGCCGGGATAGGGAATGTCTCGATTTCTGCGGGGCCCGCTTTTCGAGCGAGAACTGCTTACCTATCAAAATCGGAACATTGGGCAAAGATCAATTCAAGAATTGGTTCCTCTTTGCCGACATTCGTCCGACGCTAGCGTCGATTGAGATCGAACAGGGCGTCGAGCATGCTTTCCTGCGTCTTGGCGACGGCGACCAGCGACTTGTAGGCGGTCAGCGAACTTTGGGCCAGAATGGCGCTGCGGGTAAGCTCAGCGGTTTCGCTAACGAAATTGGCGTCCATCAGTTCGCTGTAGATCGACTGCAGTTCAATCTGCTGATCTTCGAGCGACTGGTAGATCGAGTCTTGCGAGTACTTGTCGAAGGCGGCGTACTCGGCCCGGTTGTAGATCAGTTGCGACTGCACGCCGTCGAGCGCCTTCAAGGCCGACGCCAGGTCGCCGCTTTCCAGGTCGTACTGCCCGCCGGTTCGCAGATCGGCCAGCACTCCGTCTTCGCCACCATAGGTCTCGGCGTCGAGCGTCGGCA includes:
- a CDS encoding DUF11 domain-containing protein; its protein translation is MKNLYLRFTAIGGVASLGVAAIVQSVLSTAHTAAEPVVDAAGENVAALVESSTAAAADQAGRYVPSIVRANNENDDPSGDSTPTPPPPASHRFSIGDSAPTPATSTPKPSTGSSRFLGDTGAAAPTQPAPVTIGDTPKPPVSRFSLGDSSPTPKPSTGSRFQLGDSTPTPAAAPAATSTPAPSRFATTPPSTTPPTTTPPTTTPPASGTPATTPMSAALSRDPETPAAAAAIESNPAPSVASNPRYAAPPIGGAAESAAPAASTPSSRFQYSSSGSGSPATVSSTPPAAGSMPRETSPATDRYPAPASIGGVAPATPDRYPTPRAMPSYGSLGDSGSSRLGGPVPETGIGKPGDAKHEGLQQPSITIEKQAPVEIQVGKAATFAVVIKNVGQATAHDVVIRDSVPAGTALVSTTPVAESNASGELLWKIGQIAPGEEKRLTMELMPQAEGDVGSVATVSFAAHATVRSRVTKPELTIEQTAAPTVLIGDNLLLAITVSNPGTGPATGVVLEEVVPANFTHPAGSELEFEIGTLKPGETRSLELVLNASKAGQTQNVLGIRGDGNLQTQTELNVEVIAPELEVSMVGPKLRYLDRPAKYQVSISNPGTAPAQDIDLITYLPKGMKFVDANNAGQYDANQHAIYWNLQELPPSQSGTVELTALPVEPGDQKIRVEGSARMGLAAQNETLVQVEGIAALFFEVADQADPIELGKDTTYDVRVVNQGSKTATNVRVAAILPPGMQGVEAAGAAKGLVSGNEIVFEPLARLLPKGEETFRIKVKGVQAGDQRIKVQVSSDEIPQPITKEESTRVYSDR
- a CDS encoding GNAT family N-acetyltransferase; translation: MTTTPSPWITRVAGRPDRAACAKIFYASRRSAFHWMPNDKIRFDDFDKATAGEPIWVAERSRRIVGFVSWWPPENFIHNLFVAPDYQRMGVGKALLNACLGQIGRPAQLKCSTSNKNALAFYQELGWRCDEQSTSPDGPYWLMTLDGETAEATP
- a CDS encoding glutamate decarboxylase, which gives rise to MGLHEKDDRREELDDDVYASTDLAVSMPKYKFPHIEQNPRHAYSVVHDELMLDGNSRQNLATFCQTWLEPEVHQLMDECLDKNMIDKDEYPQTAEIEARCVHMLADLWNSPSEANTIGCSTTGSSEAAMLGGMAMKNRWKAKRIAAGKSYDKPNMITGPVQVCWHKFARYWDIELREVPMEEGRLLLTPEEVIKRCDENTIGVVPTLGVTFTCQYEPIFEISEALEAFEKKTGLDIPIHVDGASGGFLAPFCAPELVWDFRLPRVKSINASGHKFGLAPLGVGWVIWREQSDLPEDLIFWVNYLGGNMRDLALNFSRPGGQVVCQYYNFLRLGRDGYRKIHSACYDTASYLAEEIEKFGLFDVIYDGDRRSGIPALCWKLKPGLKPGFSLYDLADRLCARGWQVPAYSLPADQTDQVIQRILVRHGVSRDLGALLLVDMKRSIEYFEGHPVSAPLSEEEAGGFHH